A portion of the Chondrinema litorale genome contains these proteins:
- a CDS encoding PP2C family protein-serine/threonine phosphatase, which yields MPVSVNTKLEIKELELKSLFETIRAINANASENDLYKIYKFIIHSNPNIVKMALYVLDDKWSCKTYFGTKHNYEKIILDKRIMEATELGDHTRGIKYFEEFSRVVPIKHKTDVLAYVFASGNERVDEEDILELDFIDALTNIIIVAIENKKLVRKEQRQQEYNKQLDIAKDVQGLLFPRELPYSKKLKIEASYLPHHTIGGDYYDFIQIDEDQFLICIADVSGKGIPAAILMSNFQAGLRILSRQMKDLEAVVNELNTLVIQNSHGENFITAFFALYNRKEENLQFINAGHNPPFLFFEKNVKKMDAGTTILGGFPELPFLEKASLDNMRNFMIFCFTDGFIETYNEDGEEFGEEYLLNFIKKHLHLDQKELHVKLIAELNKFKGKNLYIDDITLLSCKVLS from the coding sequence TGCGAATGCTTCAGAAAATGATCTATATAAGATATACAAATTTATCATCCACTCGAATCCTAATATTGTAAAGATGGCTTTGTATGTATTGGATGATAAGTGGAGTTGTAAAACTTATTTTGGTACCAAGCACAATTACGAAAAAATAATACTTGATAAACGCATTATGGAAGCTACCGAGTTGGGTGACCATACCAGAGGCATTAAGTATTTTGAGGAGTTTAGTCGGGTAGTACCAATTAAACACAAAACAGACGTACTTGCTTATGTATTTGCAAGCGGAAACGAGCGTGTAGATGAGGAAGATATTCTTGAACTCGATTTTATTGATGCACTTACCAATATTATAATAGTTGCTATTGAAAATAAAAAACTGGTAAGAAAAGAGCAGAGGCAGCAAGAGTATAACAAGCAACTGGATATTGCCAAAGACGTACAAGGCTTACTGTTTCCTAGAGAGTTACCATATAGCAAAAAGCTTAAGATAGAAGCGAGTTACCTGCCTCACCATACTATTGGGGGTGATTATTATGATTTTATTCAGATAGACGAAGATCAGTTTTTAATTTGTATTGCTGATGTTTCTGGTAAAGGTATTCCTGCAGCTATCTTGATGTCTAACTTTCAGGCCGGTTTGAGGATACTCTCACGCCAAATGAAAGACTTAGAAGCAGTAGTAAATGAACTCAATACACTGGTAATCCAAAACTCTCATGGAGAGAATTTCATTACAGCCTTTTTTGCACTTTATAATAGGAAGGAAGAAAATCTACAATTCATAAATGCGGGGCATAACCCTCCATTTTTGTTTTTTGAGAAGAATGTAAAGAAGATGGATGCTGGTACTACTATTTTAGGTGGTTTTCCTGAGCTGCCGTTCTTAGAAAAGGCTTCATTAGACAATATGCGTAACTTTATGATTTTCTGTTTTACAGATGGTTTTATAGAAACCTATAATGAAGATGGAGAAGAGTTTGGAGAGGAGTATTTATTAAACTTTATCAAAAAGCATTTACACCTCGATCAAAAAGAGTTACATGTAAAGTTGATTGCAGAACTAAATAAATTTAAGGGAAAAAACCTTTATATAGACGACATAACATTGCTATCGTGTAAAGTACTTAGTTAA
- a CDS encoding DinB family protein, producing the protein MNKLRLYIILVIAIFFSAAYLANKKNDDHVKKSAFTEMYLPIWNQGKAQVVELAEAMPEDKFSFKPAEESKTFAEQIIHIAASSHIMAQMILKGEKVEFKEPDASSMSKEEIIEFTEKELSAAADIIESLSEKDLKTEVKTFGGNMIPKQQAVIFIHDHLTNHKAKANLYIRMNGIAPPKYRYY; encoded by the coding sequence ATGAATAAACTAAGACTTTACATTATTCTGGTAATTGCAATCTTCTTTTCTGCCGCATATTTGGCAAATAAAAAGAATGATGACCATGTAAAAAAATCGGCATTTACTGAAATGTATTTGCCAATCTGGAATCAGGGAAAAGCTCAGGTTGTTGAATTAGCTGAAGCCATGCCTGAAGACAAATTTAGTTTTAAACCTGCAGAAGAAAGTAAAACTTTTGCAGAGCAAATTATTCACATTGCTGCATCAAGTCACATAATGGCTCAAATGATTCTCAAAGGAGAAAAGGTTGAGTTTAAAGAGCCTGATGCAAGTTCAATGTCTAAAGAAGAGATAATAGAATTTACTGAAAAAGAACTTTCTGCTGCTGCAGACATCATTGAATCACTTTCTGAAAAAGACCTGAAAACTGAGGTTAAAACTTTTGGCGGAAATATGATTCCAAAACAACAAGCTGTAATTTTCATCCACGATCACTTAACAAATCACAAAGCGAAAGCTAATTTGTACATCAGGATGAACGGAATTGCCCCTCCAAAATACAGATACTACTAA
- a CDS encoding saccharopine dehydrogenase family protein codes for MSKVLIIGAGGVGSVVTHKCAMLSEVFTEIMLASRTKAKCDAIAADIKEMHGVSISTAKVDADQVPELVALINEFKPVMVINVALPYQDLTIMDACLETGVHYLDTANYEPIDEAKFEYKWQWAYQDKFKEAGLMALLGCGFDPGVTGVFTAYAQKHHFEQIHYLDIVDCNAGNHGKAFATNFNPEINIREITQKGRYWQKGEWVETDPLSVHKPIDYPEIGPKESYLLYHEELESLTKNIPYLKRARFWMTFSQEYITHLRVLENVGMTRIDPVMYEGKEIVPLQFLKAVLPEPSSLGEGYSGKTSIGCQIKGIKNGEEKTYYVYNNCEHAAVYQEVKAQAVSYTTGVPAMIGAMLMVTGKWQKAGVYNVEEFDPDPFMDALNQYGLPWNEKINITLPHEYDVQ; via the coding sequence ATGAGTAAAGTTCTTATTATAGGCGCAGGAGGAGTTGGAAGCGTAGTAACTCACAAATGTGCTATGTTGTCTGAAGTTTTTACTGAAATTATGCTAGCCAGTCGTACTAAAGCTAAGTGCGATGCAATTGCTGCAGATATTAAAGAAATGCATGGTGTTTCAATATCAACTGCTAAGGTTGATGCTGACCAAGTACCAGAACTGGTTGCCCTTATAAATGAATTTAAACCTGTAATGGTAATAAATGTAGCTTTACCTTATCAGGATTTAACCATAATGGATGCTTGTTTAGAAACTGGCGTTCACTATCTTGATACTGCCAACTACGAACCTATTGACGAAGCTAAGTTCGAATATAAATGGCAATGGGCTTATCAAGATAAATTTAAAGAAGCTGGCTTAATGGCATTATTAGGTTGTGGTTTCGATCCGGGAGTAACTGGTGTATTTACTGCTTATGCGCAAAAACATCATTTCGAGCAAATTCACTATTTAGATATAGTAGACTGTAATGCTGGAAATCATGGAAAAGCATTTGCCACCAACTTCAACCCAGAAATTAACATTAGAGAAATTACTCAAAAAGGAAGATACTGGCAAAAAGGTGAATGGGTAGAAACTGATCCACTATCTGTACACAAACCAATTGATTACCCTGAGATTGGGCCAAAAGAATCTTACTTGCTATATCACGAAGAACTTGAATCACTTACCAAAAATATCCCTTATCTAAAAAGAGCGCGTTTCTGGATGACATTCTCACAAGAATACATTACTCATTTAAGAGTATTAGAGAATGTAGGAATGACCAGAATCGATCCGGTAATGTACGAAGGTAAAGAAATTGTACCTTTACAGTTCTTAAAAGCTGTTTTACCAGAGCCATCTTCTTTAGGTGAAGGTTACAGCGGAAAAACCTCTATTGGATGCCAAATAAAAGGCATAAAAAATGGAGAAGAAAAAACTTATTATGTCTATAACAACTGCGAACATGCAGCTGTATATCAAGAAGTTAAGGCTCAAGCAGTATCTTATACTACTGGTGTACCTGCCATGATTGGTGCTATGCTAATGGTAACAGGAAAATGGCAAAAAGCTGGTGTTTATAACGTGGAAGAGTTCGATCCAGATCCATTTATGGATGCTTTAAACCAGTACGGATTACCATGGAATGAAAAAATTAATATAACTTTGCCACATGAATATGATGTACAGTAG